Within Dysgonomonas sp. HDW5A, the genomic segment ATCTTTAAAGTATGCAACCGTCGCCAGGTAGCCTACATACCCGGATGCGGATCCGTATCAGAAATAGGATACGCACAAGAAATGGGAGCCGAAGTAGTCAAAGTATTCCCCGCCGGAAACGTCGGAGGCCCCACCTTCGTTAAAAACGTAAAAGCACCCATGCCCTGGTCAAGTATCATGGTAACAGGAGGAGTAGAATCCACAGAGGAGAATCTCACCAAATGGATCGAAGCCGGCGTAACCTGCGTAGGAATGGGCTCCAACCTCTTCCCAAAAGAAGTAATAGCAGCAGGGAACTGGGCGGAAATAACCCGTATGAGTAAAGAAGCACTGGCCATCATAGCCAAAGCAAGACAAAAATAAGGTTGACCTTATTGATACTTTTATTTACACCCTATTGTTAGATGAATAACAAAAAGGTCTTAGACCTTAAACCTTTAAATACCTATAAATGAATACACCTAATCAACCCACACAAAAAATAACCAACTACAGGTGGACCATCTGTGCCATGTTATTTTTTGCCACCACAATCAATTATCTGGACAGGCAGGTACTCTCCCTGACCTGGAAAGACTTTATCGCCCCCGAGTTTCACTGGACAAACAACGATTACGGTAATATCACCGCTTTGTTTTCCATCTTCTACGCCCTGAGCATGCTCTTTGCAGGCCGCTTTATCGACTGGATGGATACCAAGAAAGGATTCCTATGGGCAATCGGTATCTGGTCGCTGGGAGCCTGTTTACATGCCTTCTGTGGAATAGCCACATCAGGTATAACAGCAGGACAGTGGTTTGTAGGATTCGAAGGAGCACGTGAAGCCATATCCATGGTAGGAGACGGTGCTATGGTAGCATCGGTAAGTGTGACCCTGTTTATCTTTGCCCGTCTGGTACTGGCAATAGGGGAAGCAGGAAACTTTCCGGCAGCCATTAAAGCTACAGCAGAATACTTTCCAAAGAAAGACAGGGCATTATCTACCAGTATCTTCAATGCAGGGGCTACTGTAGGAGCACTGGCTGCACCTATATCTATTCCCTTCATTGCAGCTAAATGGGGATGGGAAATGTCCTTTATCATTATCGGAGCACTGGGATTTGTATGGATGGGATTCTGGGTGTTCATTTATAAGAAACCCGAGAAAAATCCGAAAGTCAATGCTGCTGAGCTGGCTTATATCCAACAGGATCTGGACGGAAGTGAGGGTATGGATGAAGCTACCAAGAAAGCTCATGACGGCAGAAAGATTTCCTTTCTGGATTGTTTTAAATACAAACAAACCTGGGCTTTTGCTTTTGGTAAGTTTATGACCGATGGTGTATGGTGGTTCTTCTTATTCTGGACGCCTGCTTACCTGAGTTCGGTATACGGTATCAAGTCGTCTGACCCTGAAGGTCAGTTAGCCATTTTTGTATTGTACCTGATTACGCTTCTTTCTATTATCGGGGGATGGCTTCCTACTTACTTTGTGGATAAGAAGGGCATGAATCCGTATGCGGGTCGTATGAAGGCGATGTTGATCTTTGCTTTCTTCCCGTTACTGGCTTTGTTTGCTCAGCCTTTGGGCAGTGTATCGTACTGGCTTCCTGTTATTATTATCGGTATTGCGGGTGCTGCTCATCAGGCTTGGTCTGCTAATATTTTCTCGACGGTGGGTGATATGTTCCCTAAGAAGGCTATTGCTACTATTACGGGTATTGGTGGTATGGCAGGTGGTGTGGGCTCGTTCCTGATTAATAAGGGTTCGGGTGTGCTCTTCGATCATGCGGGGGAGACTCAGATGGTATTTATGGGCTTCAAGGGTGAGGAAGCGGGTTATTTTATCATCTTCTCGGTGTGTGCTGTGGCGTATCTCATCGGGTGGACTGTTATGAAATCTTTAGTGCCTAAGTATAGCCCGATTACGGATTTGTAAAAAGATTTTTGAGTATTAGTTTTTATTATAATAATTTTGTTCCGTAAAAAAGCTCATTGAATTTCAATGAGCTTTTTTCTGTTTTTATTTTTTACGTCTCTTTTTACTCTTCGATATTCTGGAGAAGTAAGAATTATAATAAGGTTGAATTAGATCTAAAAAAGGTAAACTCAGGTGAAATCTATTTGTTAAGAAATGATCACTCGCTTTATTCAATACTATTATTTGTATTATATATCTGATTATAAATAATAGGATGGCAGCACCTAAATATACCCAAAGCTGCGATATTATAGAGTAAACGATTGAAGCAATGGCGAGTGAATAGAATAGATATCTTGAAAGGGTTTCAAGCGAAAATACGCCTCCGGTGAAACCTTTGAAATTGAATTTGGCTCTGCTGTATGCCGTCTTGATCTTTCTCCAATGAGAAAAATTGTCAAGTTCAGTTGACACATAGCTATCCTGTGATAAAGCTATGGCTGTATTATTGTCGGTCATAATATAGTTTACAAACACCTCTTCGGCATTATCATAGTTAAGTGTTGCCGAGAATCCTTTATTGTCAAAAAACAGATGTTTTCTGTAAGCTAAGTTTTTGTAAAGACCTGCAAATGGCTTGTCTTTAATAGCCATCGACATATATTGCAAGGTGAATATTAAATTATCAAATAAGGCTGTTTTATTGCTGAAGTCTTCACTTTCGGTGAAACGGCTATATCCAACTACTATATCTTTGTTTGCAAGGCTGTTTACCATCGATTTTACCCATTGATTAGTCATTGGTAAAGAATCGGCTTCGGTAAATAATAAAATGTCTTTGCGTGCAGCTTTTATACCGATGGTAAGAGGTAATACTTTGTTCTGAATAGTTTCGTTTGCATCAGAATAAGGAGAAAATGTACTATATAGAAATGGATACTCTCTTTTTAAATTTTTCAAAAGGAACTCACTTTCGTCTGTCGATCCATCATTTACTACGATCACTTCATAATCGGGATAATCCTGATTAAGAATAGAAGGGAGACATTTTGCGAGGTTCTCGGATTCATCTTTCGCTACAATAATTACAGAAACCGACGGCAAGGGAGTTATTTCTTCATGCGTATCAGCTATCTGTTTTAAATACGATAAGGGTTTCTTATAATATGCCAGATAAAAATATATCTGGATAAAAAGCATTATCAGTAGTGTTGATAGTAGTGCTATTCCAATAACATCAAGTGTGAAATATGATAAGAATTGTTCCATCAGAATTTATATAAGTACCAAAATATATTTTGCCATAGCATTTAACTATAACAAGCATGGTTTATAAAGCTAACCAAAGCAATAAAAAAATCAGTGACTTAACAACAGAAGAAAGTCAAGATCAGATCATTCTTGACTTTCTTTAAATATTGATATACAGTTTTTTACTTAGAGACTATCCGATAGATAAGCTTTAGGTATTTCTCTGCAGTTGTATTGCGAAGCCATTATTTCGCCATAAGCTCCTGCTGATCGAAGAGCAACAAAATCTCCTCTTTTAGTTTCATTCAGATCATAATCTTTAACAAAGCAATCGGATGATTCACATATCGGACCTACTACATCGTATTGTTGAACAGGGAGATCTGATGATATATTTTCTATCTTGTGATATGCTTGATACAAGGCTGGGCGGATTAAATCGGTCATACCTGCATCCAGGATTACAAATTTTTTGCTTTCGCCTTCTTTTACATAGGTAACTCTTGAGATTAGAGAACCGCATTGTGCAACAATAGCACGGCCTAGCTCGAAATGAAGGGTTTGCCCTTTTCTCAACTCAAGATTACTATTGAAAAGATCAAAGTAGTTTTTGAAATCAGAGATTGGATTTGTATTAGGATCATCGTAATCGATACCTAATCCTCCGCCTACATTAATATGCTTAAGTGTAACTCCTTCGTTTTCGCATTGAGTTTGCAATTCGTTTACACGGTCGCATAGTGGAGCAAATGTATCTACCTCTGTTATTTGTGATCCGATGTGAAAATGAATACCTATCAATTCGATATTTTTTAGAGTTCTGATCTTAGCAAATACTTTAGGTAAAGAAGACATCGAAAAACCGAATTTATTTTCGTTTAGTCCAGTTGTAATGTATTCGTGAGTATGAGCATCTACATTCGGATTGATACGAATGGCTACAGATGCCGTTTTACTCTTTTTTTCGGCTAGTTCGTTAATTACTTCTAACTCAGGTAGCGATTCAACATTAAAACAGAAAATATTATAATCTAATGCAAGATTGATTTCTTTGTCAGTTTTACCAACTCCGGCAAAAACGACCTTCGAAGCCGGGAAACCTGCATTGATAGCAGCTTTAACCTCATTACCGCTAACACAGTCTGCTCCAAATCCGGCAGCAGCAATTATTTGTAGTATTCTGTGATTCGCATTTGCTTTTACCGCATAATGCTGTACGTATCCGTACTTGTGAGTTATTTCCTTAACTATTGATAGAGTTTCTTTTAACAGATTGACATCGTAATAATAGAAAGGAGTTTCGAGCCCTTTAAAACTTTCAACCGGAAATGTTCCTTTTGTCATATATTGTTATTAAGTAAATGAAAAATATTAAATGATATATTTTAAATAATAAAATAGGCTTGTGACCTAAAATATTTTATTATTAAGCGATTGTAATGTTTTTTCTTTATCAACTTCCTTGATGATGAAAGATATGTTATAACTGCTTCCTCCGTATGAAATCATTCTGATAGGTACATTTTTTATGGCATCCAGAACCTCCGCTTCGAGGCTTGCATTTTCCCAGTTCAAATCACCTACAACCGATATGATCGTCATGTTTTTATCTACAGTTACTACTCCTAATTTTTTTAATTCATCTGTAATTTCAGTCAGATACTTAGGATTGTCGATGGTAACAGCCACACCTACTTCCGAAGTGGTGAGCATATCAATAGAGGTTTGATGATTTTCGAATATTTCACAAACTTTTCTCAAGAATCCATGAGCAAGTAACATTCTGCTCGATTTGATATTGATAACAGTTATACCGTCTTTAGAGGCTATTGCTTTAATTTTACCCTTTTCAGTCTGGTTTGAGATAAGTGTACCCTTACCTTCAGGATTATATATGTTTAATAATCGTACTGAAATATTCGCCATCTTGGCAGGGAGAATACACATCGGATGCAATATTTTAGCACCGAAATATGCAAGCTCTGCCGCTTCATCGAAGTTTATATGATGTACAATATTTGTATTGGATATCAATTGTGAATTATTGCCATATAAAGCATCAAAACCTGTCCATATTTGTATTTCTTCTGCCTGAATAGCAGCTCCTATGAGTGATGCCGAATAATCGCTGCCTCCAAATTGGAAGTTATCAATTTCGCCGTAAGCATTCTGGCAAATATATCCCTGAGTAACAAAAATGTCAGTATCTTTGTTTTGCTCTAATAATGCTTTTAGATTTTTTCGAATAAAAGTAGAATCGGGTTCCTGCTTTTTATCTACTCTAATAAAGTCTTTAGCATAAAGCTCCAACGCTTTAATATCTAATTCTTTTAGCATTAGAGTAAAAATACCAGTGCTTAAAAGCTCACCTTGTGCCAGTACTATTCTCTGTTCGAAAAGTGTAAATAGGTCGTTTGTAAACGAGCGGATGTACGACATCTTTTCTTTTACAAAAAACTGAGCTTTCTCTTTTATATCTTGTGTTGAATAAAGTTCTTCAATTTTTTCGAGATACTCCTTTTCCAGACGATTAATTGATTCATTAGCTCCTTCCGGATTCTTTTTGTACAAATAATCAGAAATTTCTTCCAATTGACTGGTTGTACCCGCCATAGCAGAAAGAATTACAATACTATTAGGTATTTGACTAACTAGTTTAGTAACTATTTTGAGTCTCTCGGGACTTGCAATGGCAGTAGAACCAAATTTGAGAACTTTCATTTCTGTATGCTAGATTAAAAAATGAATACTTAGATATCTTTATCGTGTATAAATAAATATACTAAATAAAGACGAGCAAAAATACAAAAAAAACTTGTATTCCCTTGCTCTAAATTAAATCTGATGCTATTTTTTAAGTTATACTTACACTTGTTTGATTTTTAGAATATATTGGTGTTACTAAAGTTACTCAAATTTACATTTTGGGTACGATAAGAAGCCTAGTCCCAAAGGAAAATAATAAAAAGGTCTGTGACCTTATCTTCAAATTACTTACCTTTGCACCTCGTTTTAAGATAATGAATAAAAAAGTACATGCTGATAGTTGAATCACTTAAGGTAGAGTTTGGAGGAAAAACTCTTTTTGACAATATAAATTTTATAATAAACGCTAAAGACCGTATAGCTCTTGTGGGTAAGAATGGTGCCGGAAAAAGTACCATGCTTAAAATACTTGCAGGGGTTAACAAAAGCTACCAAGGATCGGTTTCGGGTCCCGAAGGGATGACTATCGGATATTTGCCTCAGGTTATGCAGGTTTCGGATGACAGAACTGTACGTGAGGAGGCTTCGCTTGCTTTCTCTCAGATTTATGATCTGGAGGCACTCATCGAAGAGATGAACCGTCAGTTGGAGACTCGCACCGATTATGAATCGGACGATTATTCGAAGTTATTGGACGATTTTACTCATGCTCATGAAAGATTGGCAAATATAGAGGATACTAACTTTGATGGCGAGGTCGAAAAAACTCTGATGGGGCTTGGTTTCAAGCGGGATGATTTGGACAGACCAACCAGTGAATTTAGCGGTGGATGGCGTATGCGTATCGAATTGGCTAAACTGCTTCTTCGTAAGCCTGATATAATGCTATTGGATGAGCCTACCAATCACTTGGATATTGAATCTATTGGTTGGTTAGAAGATTTTATAACTACTCAGGCAAATGCAGTGGTACTTATTTCGCATGACCGTACCTTTATTGATGCTGTAACTACACGTACTATCGAATTGACTTTAGGTAAGATTTATGACTATAAGGTAAATTTCTCTAAATATGTGGAATTGAGAGAAGAACGCCGTCAACAACAAGTACATGCGTGGGAAGCTCAGCAAAAACAAATACAGGAGATCGAAGAATTTATAGAACGATTTCGTGCTCAGGCAGCTAAAGCAACTTTGGTACAAAGCCGTGTTCGTCAGTTGGAAAAACTCGATAGGGTGGAGATTGACGAAGAAGACCGTTCTTCTATTCGTATTAAATTTCAACCTGCTACACGTTCGGGTACTTATCCGTTAACAGTAGATATGGTTACTAAGAAGTATGACGATTATCTGGTTTTTGAGCATGCCAATTTAATGATAGAACGAGGCGAGAAAATTGCTCTAGCCGGAAAAAACGGTGAAGGTAAATCGACCTTTGTTAAATGTGTGATGGGCGAAACTCCATATGAAGGAACTATGATGTTAGGACATAATATCACTATAGGTTATTTTGCTCAAAATCAAGCTGATTTGTTGGATGAAGACCTTACTGTCTTTGAAACTATTGATCGTGTTGCCGAAGGAGATATCCGTACGCAGATCCGTAGTATATTGGGAGCTTTTATGTTTAACCGAGACGATTCGGATAAGAAAGTAAAAGTCCTGTCAGGAGGAGAGCGTACTCGACTGGCAATGATTAAATTATTGCTTGAACCTGTGAACCTGCTGATTCTCGATGAGCCTACCAATCACCTTGATTTAAAGACGAAAGAGGTTTTGAAAAATGCCCTTCTGGATTATGATGGTACTGTGATATTGGTATCTCACGACCGTGATTTCTTGGATGGATTAGTAACCAAAGTATTCGAGTTTTCGGACAAAAAAGTTCGTGAACATATCGGAGGAATTAAAGAATTCTTAGCTAAGAAAAGAGTATTATCTTCTTGATTAAATAAATGTAAATAAAAATAGCCGTACAGTGTTTTGTACGGCTATTTCTGTATATGCTGGTTAGTCTTTTCTCTTTTTGTATTTAGAGTAAAGTATCCATGCTAAAACTGCTATTAAGATAATAGGCCATATATTTAGTAAGAAGATAAATAACGTACTGATAATAATCCAACCGTTATGTAATGCCTCTATAGCCTGTTCACCCAAACTTGGCTTATATTCTTCTGTTGGTTTTTCGCGTAATACCTTTTCTTGATAATTAGTGGTGCTTTGATATAGCTTAATATTAATAGTACTATATTCTATCTGATCCTTGATGTCATATTCTGCTAGCTTTGTTTTGTTAGCATCATCAATTGTATTATCCAATACCTCTTCGGCATCTATTACACTATCTAATTTCTTTCCATTATTATCTATGGCAGTAGATACTCGTTTTTCTTTTTTATTTAGACGTTCTTGTTTCAGCTTTTCGGAGAGTAGTTGTAACGTAACGTCATTTGCTTCTATGGTTCTATAATCAATCTCAAGAGCAAGCGGAGCCAATTCTTTAAGTACAGTATCCAATTGCGTACGAGGAACTCTTAGTTTTAAGTCGGCAATTAAATTACTGTGATAAGTTACCAAAGATGAATCTTTAGATATGTTTGTTGTTGTGGAGTAACTGTTTTCGTTACTTATTGCTGATCGTATAATGAAACCTTTATGCTTGATGATAATATCTTCTATCGTGTAGGTTGCTTCAGGAACGCTTTTTACCCTGAACTTCATTTGTGCAGTGCGAATAAACTGATGTATTCCATCATCATAATTGGTAGCAGTAGATGAGCTTATAAAATTGATGGGGGTTGATGTGTTAGATTGGTTTGCTGGTGCTTTCTCTTCAGATATTGCATCAATTGCGTATACTTCTTCGTTCAATTGTGCCGAAGTTTCTCTTTGCGATTTATTCGAACACGATAATAGGAGGCAGATTCCTGCTATAATACTTATTGGTTTAATTGTATATTTCATAATGACTAATTTTGAGGTTTTAAAATTGTACACCTTTGTAAGTATATTTATTAAATAGAGATAACTAATTCTTAGATTCCATAAAGATGGTGAAAAATAGGCATAAACAGAATTCTGAATGTAAGGTCAGTATAAGTTTAATGTAAACTTACTCTATGTCTTGTTTGTTATTATTACTTTAGTATGCAAAAAGAAAGCTTTCCTATGAAACATCGTATATTCTTATTATTTTACTTATTTGTAGTATTATCCACTTCTATGTATGGACAGGCTTATAAAACACAAGCTTTGTCGGGCGAAATACATACTATACAGGTTAATGCAGGTGGAGATTGGCAAAGGTTACCCATTATTCAATTAAATAATAACGATTATATTCAGATAAACTTCGATCGTTTGGGTCCTAATTCTTATAAGCCTTTGCGTTATCGGCTTGTTAATTGTTATGCTGACTGGACTCGCTCAAAACTTATGGATATAGAGTATGTAGATGGTTTCAATGATATTTTGATTGAAGATTTTGCTCAATCGATGAATACAACTGTAGACTATATGAACTTCAATCTCGAAATACCGAATGAGAGGCAGCGAATCAGACTTTCAGGTAATTATGCTGTAGAAGTGTATGAAGAAGACAATCCCGATAAAATTTTATTGACAGCTTGTTTTTCTATTTTAAATCCCGAAGTTTCGGTTACAGGCTCGGTTTCATCTAATACTGATATCGACAGTAATAAAGAGCATCAACAACTATCGTTTGCTATTAATACTACCAATTTAAGGATCAGAGATGTTTTCTCCGATCTGAAAGTTTTTATTCGCCAGAATAACAGATTGGATAATCAAAAGTCATTCGTTAAACCAACTTTTGTACAAGGGAATCGTCTGGTTTATGAATTCAATAAAGACTTAATATTTGAAGCGGGTAATGAGTATCGCCGATTTGAATCGGTAAGCTACAGATTTAATGGACTGAATATAGCATCTACTAAGTATATAAGACCTTATTATTATACATATTTGGTTCCCGACAAAATCAGGGCAGGCAGAGTGTATGTATATGATAGAGATCAGGACGGACGTTTCTTTATTCGAAATGCAGAAGGAAGAGATGCTGATACCGAAGCCGATTATTTTATGACGAATTTCACATTAAAAGCCGATAACCCTTTTTTAGAACCCATTTATTTAAATGGCGCTTTTACGAATGATATATTCAATGAGAAGTCTTTGATGACATATGATTATAGCCAAAAAGAGTATCATGGAGCCATGTTGTTGAAACAAGGTGCATATAATTATCAATACTTGGCAAAATCAGGAAAAGACTATACCACATCTTTAGTCGAAGGAAATTATTTTCAAACGCAGAACCAGTATTGTATATATGTTTATCATCGCCCTATTGGTTATCAAAGCGATAATTTGATAGCCATACTACTGTTAACAACTGGTAACTAATAGCTGTAAAGGTTAAAAGAAACGATTAGTGTATGGAATTTTCCTTACATTTTTCCCTATTTAAGGACAGCAGTAATAAATTTCTTTTCGTGAGGATAGAAACTTAATTTGGAAACGCAAAATAACTAGAATATGAAGAAGCGATTAATTTTAGGTCTGTCGTTACTCTTATCCATAGGAGTATTCTCTCAGACTTTAAAAAACGGAGGTTCTATGAAAACATATGAACAACAATGGACGCAGATGCAAAAGTTTGAAAAAGACGATTTGCCAAAATCAGCAACCGGTGTAGTGGACGAAATTCTAAAGCAAGCAGTGGCTGATAAGAATACTCCACAAGTTATAAAAGCCTTAATCTACAAAAATAAGTATAAGGTAGCTACCGACAAACAAGAAAACACTCAGCTATTTACTGATTTAGAGAATCTAATAGCTAATTCTACGGATGTAAATGACAAGGCATTACTGCACTCGATGTTAGCCGAATTATATTTGAACTATTATAATGCAGACAGGTGGACTATTGATCAAAGAACCAATATTGTAGGTTTTGTACCTGACGATATGAAAGAGTGGTCTAAGAACATATTTCAAGAAAAAGCATTGCGAAATTTAGCTGCTTCAGTAAAAGATCAATCTTCTTTGTTGAAACAAACCACGAAGTCATATAAAGATATTATTGAATTGGGAGATGATTCTCAAAGATTATATCCGACTCTTTACGACTTCTTGATTAATCGTGCTATTGATCAGTCGTTTAGAATAACTTCAGCCCGCGATCAGGCATCTTTGTTTCAAAAAGCTTTGGCAAACAAAAAGATGCAAATAGGTGATTTGGCTGTAGATACCGAGGGTTTTGTTAAGCTAGATTTTAGTGGAGATGAGAATCTCATAACTCTGCAATATTACAAGGACTTTCTTCAGTCTCTTCTTAATCGAAATATGAATGAGTCTGTTGTTCTGGTTGAATTACAGAGGAATAATTATCTATCGGGACAGTCAGAAGCATATCGAACCAAACATGCCTATAATTTTCTATTGTCATTAGAAAAACGAAATGAGGCATACGATTATAATGTGGAGATTTTAAATGCTCTTATCGATGACTTGAACCGTAATAACCCTTCGAGGAGGAATTATTTTAATGTAACACCTGCGAATGACGGAAACAATAAAAAAATATATGATTGGTGCCAGTATGGTTTGACTAAATATCCCAATTACCGGAGGATTGATCTGCTTAAAAGTAAATTAGCGTCACTTGAAAACCCATATGCCAGAGTAGATGGCCCCTCGGTATATCATCCGGATAATAAAAATAAGACTTTCAAATTACAGTATAAGAATTTGAAAGATATGACAATCAAAGTGAGGGACAAAAAGACAAAAACGATTGTAAAGACCGAAAAAATAATTCTCAATCCTAAAACTACTTACTCTAATGAAGAGCAAGAGTTCACTATTGATTTAGATAAACCGGGCAATTATGAGATAATTGCTGATTTTGATAAGAAAGCTGCCGATAAATCTGCAGATGGTTTCTTCTCTTTTAGCATTTCACCCGTTGCTGATTTTGCAAGAGTTGCAGGCGAAAATAAATATGAATTTTATGTTGTCGATCGTATTACAGGGAGACCAATGAAAGATGCTTCAATCATTGTTTATGCAGTATCGTGGTCTCCTCAGAAATACACCAAAGTGGATGAAGTAAAAACCAATGCGGATGGATTTGTAACTTATGATATTACCAAATTGTTGGCGGCAGATAAAACTCAGGATAATTTCAGATATGTATATAGAATAAGTAAAGATGGTGTAGAGCTTCCTGATTATGAATATTTTGCTAATACTTCGGTATATTCGCCAACATTGAATGATGAAGTCATAGATATTTTTA encodes:
- a CDS encoding aspartate kinase; translated protein: MKVLKFGSTAIASPERLKIVTKLVSQIPNSIVILSAMAGTTSQLEEISDYLYKKNPEGANESINRLEKEYLEKIEELYSTQDIKEKAQFFVKEKMSYIRSFTNDLFTLFEQRIVLAQGELLSTGIFTLMLKELDIKALELYAKDFIRVDKKQEPDSTFIRKNLKALLEQNKDTDIFVTQGYICQNAYGEIDNFQFGGSDYSASLIGAAIQAEEIQIWTGFDALYGNNSQLISNTNIVHHINFDEAAELAYFGAKILHPMCILPAKMANISVRLLNIYNPEGKGTLISNQTEKGKIKAIASKDGITVINIKSSRMLLAHGFLRKVCEIFENHQTSIDMLTTSEVGVAVTIDNPKYLTEITDELKKLGVVTVDKNMTIISVVGDLNWENASLEAEVLDAIKNVPIRMISYGGSSYNISFIIKEVDKEKTLQSLNNKIF
- a CDS encoding ABC-F family ATP-binding cassette domain-containing protein; the protein is MLIVESLKVEFGGKTLFDNINFIINAKDRIALVGKNGAGKSTMLKILAGVNKSYQGSVSGPEGMTIGYLPQVMQVSDDRTVREEASLAFSQIYDLEALIEEMNRQLETRTDYESDDYSKLLDDFTHAHERLANIEDTNFDGEVEKTLMGLGFKRDDLDRPTSEFSGGWRMRIELAKLLLRKPDIMLLDEPTNHLDIESIGWLEDFITTQANAVVLISHDRTFIDAVTTRTIELTLGKIYDYKVNFSKYVELREERRQQQVHAWEAQQKQIQEIEEFIERFRAQAAKATLVQSRVRQLEKLDRVEIDEEDRSSIRIKFQPATRSGTYPLTVDMVTKKYDDYLVFEHANLMIERGEKIALAGKNGEGKSTFVKCVMGETPYEGTMMLGHNITIGYFAQNQADLLDEDLTVFETIDRVAEGDIRTQIRSILGAFMFNRDDSDKKVKVLSGGERTRLAMIKLLLEPVNLLILDEPTNHLDLKTKEVLKNALLDYDGTVILVSHDRDFLDGLVTKVFEFSDKKVREHIGGIKEFLAKKRVLSS
- a CDS encoding glycosyltransferase, coding for MEQFLSYFTLDVIGIALLSTLLIMLFIQIYFYLAYYKKPLSYLKQIADTHEEITPLPSVSVIIVAKDESENLAKCLPSILNQDYPDYEVIVVNDGSTDESEFLLKNLKREYPFLYSTFSPYSDANETIQNKVLPLTIGIKAARKDILLFTEADSLPMTNQWVKSMVNSLANKDIVVGYSRFTESEDFSNKTALFDNLIFTLQYMSMAIKDKPFAGLYKNLAYRKHLFFDNKGFSATLNYDNAEEVFVNYIMTDNNTAIALSQDSYVSTELDNFSHWRKIKTAYSRAKFNFKGFTGGVFSLETLSRYLFYSLAIASIVYSIISQLWVYLGAAILLFIIRYIIQIIVLNKASDHFLTNRFHLSLPFLDLIQPYYNSYFSRISKSKKRRKK
- a CDS encoding MFS transporter — protein: MNTPNQPTQKITNYRWTICAMLFFATTINYLDRQVLSLTWKDFIAPEFHWTNNDYGNITALFSIFYALSMLFAGRFIDWMDTKKGFLWAIGIWSLGACLHAFCGIATSGITAGQWFVGFEGAREAISMVGDGAMVASVSVTLFIFARLVLAIGEAGNFPAAIKATAEYFPKKDRALSTSIFNAGATVGALAAPISIPFIAAKWGWEMSFIIIGALGFVWMGFWVFIYKKPEKNPKVNAAELAYIQQDLDGSEGMDEATKKAHDGRKISFLDCFKYKQTWAFAFGKFMTDGVWWFFLFWTPAYLSSVYGIKSSDPEGQLAIFVLYLITLLSIIGGWLPTYFVDKKGMNPYAGRMKAMLIFAFFPLLALFAQPLGSVSYWLPVIIIGIAGAAHQAWSANIFSTVGDMFPKKAIATITGIGGMAGGVGSFLINKGSGVLFDHAGETQMVFMGFKGEEAGYFIIFSVCAVAYLIGWTVMKSLVPKYSPITDL
- a CDS encoding DUF4349 domain-containing protein yields the protein MKYTIKPISIIAGICLLLSCSNKSQRETSAQLNEEVYAIDAISEEKAPANQSNTSTPINFISSSTATNYDDGIHQFIRTAQMKFRVKSVPEATYTIEDIIIKHKGFIIRSAISNENSYSTTTNISKDSSLVTYHSNLIADLKLRVPRTQLDTVLKELAPLALEIDYRTIEANDVTLQLLSEKLKQERLNKKEKRVSTAIDNNGKKLDSVIDAEEVLDNTIDDANKTKLAEYDIKDQIEYSTINIKLYQSTTNYQEKVLREKPTEEYKPSLGEQAIEALHNGWIIISTLFIFLLNIWPIILIAVLAWILYSKYKKRKD
- a CDS encoding DUF5103 domain-containing protein; translated protein: MKHRIFLLFYLFVVLSTSMYGQAYKTQALSGEIHTIQVNAGGDWQRLPIIQLNNNDYIQINFDRLGPNSYKPLRYRLVNCYADWTRSKLMDIEYVDGFNDILIEDFAQSMNTTVDYMNFNLEIPNERQRIRLSGNYAVEVYEEDNPDKILLTACFSILNPEVSVTGSVSSNTDIDSNKEHQQLSFAINTTNLRIRDVFSDLKVFIRQNNRLDNQKSFVKPTFVQGNRLVYEFNKDLIFEAGNEYRRFESVSYRFNGLNIASTKYIRPYYYTYLVPDKIRAGRVYVYDRDQDGRFFIRNAEGRDADTEADYFMTNFTLKADNPFLEPIYLNGAFTNDIFNEKSLMTYDYSQKEYHGAMLLKQGAYNYQYLAKSGKDYTTSLVEGNYFQTQNQYCIYVYHRPIGYQSDNLIAILLLTTGN
- a CDS encoding bifunctional 4-hydroxy-2-oxoglutarate aldolase/2-dehydro-3-deoxy-phosphogluconate aldolase, producing MSRFSRIEACQAMAQTGMVPVFYNKDLETSKQVVKACYDGGVRAFEFTNRGDFAHEIFAELVKWSAQACPDMILGIGSIVDAGTASLYLQLGANFVVGPLLNPDIFKVCNRRQVAYIPGCGSVSEIGYAQEMGAEVVKVFPAGNVGGPTFVKNVKAPMPWSSIMVTGGVESTEENLTKWIEAGVTCVGMGSNLFPKEVIAAGNWAEITRMSKEALAIIAKARQK
- the lysA gene encoding diaminopimelate decarboxylase; this encodes MTKGTFPVESFKGLETPFYYYDVNLLKETLSIVKEITHKYGYVQHYAVKANANHRILQIIAAAGFGADCVSGNEVKAAINAGFPASKVVFAGVGKTDKEINLALDYNIFCFNVESLPELEVINELAEKKSKTASVAIRINPNVDAHTHEYITTGLNENKFGFSMSSLPKVFAKIRTLKNIELIGIHFHIGSQITEVDTFAPLCDRVNELQTQCENEGVTLKHINVGGGLGIDYDDPNTNPISDFKNYFDLFNSNLELRKGQTLHFELGRAIVAQCGSLISRVTYVKEGESKKFVILDAGMTDLIRPALYQAYHKIENISSDLPVQQYDVVGPICESSDCFVKDYDLNETKRGDFVALRSAGAYGEIMASQYNCREIPKAYLSDSL